The Oncorhynchus clarkii lewisi isolate Uvic-CL-2024 chromosome 29, UVic_Ocla_1.0, whole genome shotgun sequence genome contains a region encoding:
- the LOC139388651 gene encoding nodal homolog 2-A-like encodes MEGLTLAFFLALLVDSICVVGAENFSGNREAFFHGIRRFPPPSGGHRHPVRHSNRFPLYMMQLYRTLLEGDTARTPTVSAARTNNDDNPRLHDSDYVLSLVAKSCHQIGGRWSVTFDMSSISASDKVQRSELRIRLPAFSASKRVTVDMYHSQRCAYSSPPCPKESLFLGHLKAEPSSLTSTSNWRVFNVTALLHYYWLHQRGSAPGQEVRRPVEREEEEGQERVLHPTADRVMVVVFSKHQAEKRAPTLIHTAEHSKYVTLDWERARAGADPAASVEVEGGKGTSRRKRHGYHQRAGVAGVAPGVAPMEERKDPLCRKVDMWVDFDQIGWNEWIVYPKRYNAYRCEGSCPTPVDETFTPTNHAYMQSLLKLHHPDRVPCPFCVPTRLAPLSMLYYENSEVETRHFEGMVVEECGCH; translated from the exons ATGGAAGGACTCACTCTGGCTTTCTTCTTGGCGCTTCTGGTGGACTCGATCTGTGTGGTTGGAGCAGAGAATTTCTCAGGGAACCGTGAGGCTTTCTTCCACGGGATTCGTAGGTTTCCCCCGCCAAGCGGAGGTCACAGGCACCCTGTTCGTCACTCGAACAGGTTCCCACTCTACATGATGCAGCTCTACCGGACTCTACTCGAGGGAGACACCGCCAGGACGCCAACTGTTAGCGCCGCCCGGACCAACAACGATGACAACCCCCGCCTTCACGACTCTGACTACGTACTCAGTCTGGTTGCCAAAA GTTGTCACCAGATCGGTGGGAGGTGGTCTGTCACCTTTGACATGTCCTCCATCTCTGCAAGTGACAAGGTCCAGCGCTCCGAGCTGCGGATCCGCCTGCCTGCATTCTCTGCCTCTAAGCGTGTCACTGTGGACATGTACCACTCCCAGAGATGCGCCTACTCCAGCCCGCCATGCCCAAAGGAGAGCCTCTTCCTGGGCCACCTGAAGGCAGAGCCAAGCTCTCTGACCTCCACATCCAACTGGAGGGTGTTCAACGTCACCGCCCTGCTCCACTACTACTGGCTGCACCAGAGAGGCTCCGCACCTGGCCAGGAAGTGCGCaggccagtggagagagaggaggaggagggacaagAGAGGGTCCTGCACCCCACAGCCGACCGGGTCATGGTGGTGGTCTTCTCCAAGCACCAGGCAGAGAAGCGGGCACCCACCCTCATCCACACCGCTGAGCACTCCAAGTACGTCACTCTGGACTGGGAGCGAGCTAGAGCTGGGGCCGACCCTGCTGCCAGCGTAGAGGTAGAGGGCGGAAAAGGAACCAGTCGCAGGAAAAGGCATGGGTACCACCAGAGAGCAGGAGTGGCTGGGGTGGCCCCTGGTGTGGCCcccatggaggagaggaaggacccGTTGTGCAGGAAGGTGGACATGTGGGTGGACTTTGACCAGATTGGCTGGAACGAGTGGATTGTTTACCCCAAGCGCTACAATGCCTACCGCTGTGAGGGCAGCTGCCCTACCCCAGTGGACGAGACCTTCACCCCCACCAACCATGCTTACATGCAG aGTCTGCTGAAACTTCACCACCCAGACAGGGTCCCATGCCCGTTCTGTGTGCCCACCCGCCTGGCCCCTCTGTCCATGCTGTACTATGAGAACAGTGAGGTGGAGACGCGGCACTTTGAGGGTATGGTGGTGGAGGAGTGTGGTTGCCACTAA